One genomic segment of Kribbella jejuensis includes these proteins:
- a CDS encoding ABC transporter ATP-binding protein, translated as MAGAPVVTHGLTKRFRGGQVAVDAVDLEVPAGSVFGFLGPNGSGKTTTIRMLLGLIAPTSGQVELLGEPMPKAHLRVLPRVGALVEGPAFYPFWTGQANLLRFDAADRTADPKTRKARAGEALERVGLSNAANKKVRAYSLGMRQRLAIAVALMQRRDLLVLDEPTNGLDPQGTREVRHLIRELAHDGTTVFTSTHLLAEVEQVCTHAAVMSRGKLLRQSTVADLRSELRPRLVVRTPDLSQAADTLQGLGVTDLKTTEETVEGDPGELPIEKFAAALVAADVRIHGFGLERPSLEDAFVALTGEGFDVAE; from the coding sequence ATGGCGGGCGCGCCGGTCGTCACCCATGGGTTGACCAAACGGTTCCGCGGCGGGCAGGTCGCGGTGGACGCGGTCGACCTGGAGGTGCCGGCCGGCAGCGTGTTCGGCTTCCTCGGCCCGAACGGGTCGGGGAAGACCACCACGATCCGGATGCTGCTGGGCCTGATCGCACCCACGTCGGGCCAGGTCGAGCTGCTCGGCGAACCAATGCCGAAGGCGCACCTGCGGGTGCTTCCTCGGGTCGGCGCGCTGGTCGAGGGGCCGGCGTTCTACCCGTTCTGGACCGGTCAGGCGAACCTGTTGCGCTTCGACGCCGCCGACCGGACGGCAGACCCGAAGACCCGCAAGGCGCGCGCCGGGGAGGCGCTGGAGCGGGTCGGCCTGTCGAACGCCGCCAACAAGAAGGTGCGGGCGTACTCGCTCGGCATGCGTCAGCGGCTCGCGATCGCGGTCGCGCTGATGCAGCGCCGGGACCTGCTCGTGCTGGACGAGCCGACGAACGGCCTGGACCCGCAGGGCACCCGCGAGGTGCGGCACCTGATCCGCGAGCTCGCCCACGACGGGACGACGGTGTTCACGTCGACCCACCTGCTGGCCGAGGTGGAGCAGGTCTGCACCCACGCCGCGGTGATGAGCCGCGGGAAGCTGCTCCGCCAGTCCACGGTCGCCGATCTCCGCTCGGAGCTCCGCCCGCGGCTCGTTGTCCGTACGCCGGACCTCAGCCAGGCGGCCGACACGCTGCAGGGGCTCGGGGTCACGGACCTGAAGACGACCGAGGAGACCGTCGAGGGCGATCCCGGCGAGCTCCCGATCGAGAAGTTCGCGGCCGCGCTGGTCGCCGCCGACGTCCGCATCCACGGCTTCGGCCTGGAGCGCCCCAGCCTGGAAGACGCCTTCGTCGCACTCACCGGAGAGGGCTTCGATGTCGCCGAGTGA
- the surE gene encoding 5'/3'-nucleotidase SurE, whose amino-acid sequence MPRVLITNDDGYLAPGIRAVAPAIAQLGYDVLVVAPLVDESGVGSARAGMVDRPIRTASEEENGVTFTGIEGTPALAVTMAVAGVFGPRPDLVLSGINRGLNIGVTIFHSGTVAAALTAASMGVSAVAISMDSDDPRHWPTAATVAGEALGWIRDEPAGTTLTINVPDRPLDQLAGVRHASLAVPRRTVLVGTTAPTGEPMITLQRTDATPVAGTDEALLREGFVTVTPIIGIREVRDDSAATALAKRLTA is encoded by the coding sequence ATGCCCCGAGTGTTGATCACGAACGACGACGGCTATCTCGCGCCCGGGATCCGGGCGGTCGCACCGGCGATCGCGCAGCTCGGGTACGACGTACTCGTGGTGGCGCCGCTGGTCGACGAGAGCGGGGTCGGATCAGCCCGGGCCGGGATGGTCGACCGTCCGATCCGGACGGCGTCCGAGGAGGAGAACGGGGTCACGTTCACCGGGATCGAGGGGACGCCGGCACTCGCCGTGACGATGGCGGTCGCCGGCGTGTTCGGGCCGCGCCCGGACCTGGTGCTGTCCGGGATCAACCGGGGACTGAACATCGGCGTGACGATCTTCCACTCCGGGACGGTGGCCGCCGCGCTGACCGCGGCCAGCATGGGCGTGTCGGCGGTGGCGATCAGCATGGACTCCGACGACCCGCGGCACTGGCCGACCGCGGCGACGGTCGCGGGTGAGGCCCTCGGCTGGATCAGGGACGAACCGGCCGGTACGACGCTCACGATCAATGTGCCGGACCGCCCGCTGGATCAACTGGCCGGTGTCCGGCACGCCTCGCTGGCCGTACCGCGGCGGACCGTCCTGGTCGGCACGACGGCCCCGACCGGTGAGCCGATGATCACCCTCCAGCGCACCGACGCGACTCCGGTCGCCGGCACCGACGAGGCGCTGCTGCGCGAGGGCTTCGTCACGGTCACCCCGATCATCGGCATCCGCGAGGTGCGCGACGACTCCGCCGCCACCGCCCTCGCCAAACGCCTCACCGCCTGA
- a CDS encoding ABC transporter permease, with translation MAERVVGQRPSAGRHTLALFLSELRLVFGRARTQVGLGVLAAVPLLIGIAIKIADNNGGTDGFLGQIAGNGLFLIVGSLGLSMPFFLPTAVTVVSGESLAGEASLGTLRNLLVAPAGRSRLLAAKMVALIVFCFAATMTIWISGFIVGFVLFPVGDVLLLSGSTVSLGDGLIRALGIAVVISLSLLGLAAIGLFVSSLTSTPLAAMAATFGTFVILGILTAIPQLHAIHPWLLVYRWQSFADLLRDPPYYHEIARNLLLQAGYVVVFYAAAWARITSRDIT, from the coding sequence GTGGCCGAAAGGGTTGTCGGGCAGCGGCCGAGTGCCGGCCGGCATACTCTTGCGCTGTTCCTCTCCGAGTTGCGGCTCGTGTTCGGGCGGGCGCGCACACAGGTCGGCCTCGGGGTGCTCGCTGCCGTACCACTGCTGATCGGCATCGCGATCAAGATCGCCGACAACAACGGTGGCACCGACGGTTTCCTGGGGCAGATCGCCGGTAACGGCCTGTTCCTGATCGTCGGCAGCCTCGGGCTGTCGATGCCGTTCTTCCTGCCGACCGCGGTGACCGTCGTGTCGGGGGAGTCGCTGGCCGGTGAGGCCAGCCTCGGTACGCTGCGCAACCTGCTCGTCGCACCGGCCGGGCGGTCCCGGCTGCTCGCGGCGAAGATGGTCGCGCTGATCGTGTTCTGCTTCGCCGCGACCATGACGATCTGGATCTCCGGCTTCATCGTCGGGTTCGTCCTGTTCCCGGTCGGCGACGTGCTGCTGCTGTCCGGCTCGACCGTCTCGCTCGGCGACGGACTGATCCGCGCGCTCGGGATCGCGGTCGTGATCTCACTGTCGCTGCTCGGACTGGCCGCGATCGGCCTGTTCGTGTCGTCGCTGACGTCGACGCCGCTGGCCGCAATGGCGGCGACGTTCGGCACGTTCGTCATCCTCGGGATCCTGACCGCGATCCCGCAGCTGCACGCGATCCACCCGTGGCTGCTGGTGTATCGCTGGCAGTCGTTCGCCGACCTGCTCCGAGATCCGCCGTACTACCACGAGATCGCACGCAACCTGCTGCTCCAGGCCGGGTACGTCGTGGTCTTCTACGCAGCCGCGTGGGCACGGATCACGAGCCGGGACATAACCTAG
- a CDS encoding magnesium chelatase subunit D family protein, with protein sequence MRAAVPNSFPFTAVVGMDELQLALVLAAISPAIGGVLIRGEKGTAKSTAVRALTEILPPVDVVPGCRFSCDPERPDPTCPDGPHTGERVVRAARLVELPVGATEDRVLGSLHLEKALAEGVTAYEPGLLAAAHRGLLYVDEVNLLHDHLVDVLLDAAAMGRATVERDGVSITHPARFVLVGTMNPEEGELRPQLLDRFGLTVDVVASRDPAVRVEVMRARLAYEADPDGFVARYAGPQRELAERIVKARDLLSEVILTDAALRQIAEICASFDVDGMRADLVTARTAVAHAAWSGRTVVEVDDVRAAAKLALPHRRRRNPFDAPGLDAEQLEEAINNSTPPDDPDDDPNGPGGPGGTGGAGPDDQSGPGDAAATTDERDAATSGSDAPEASSRGRDTGDGTAGGRPGEREGANGAEVVGSSAPYKARLLSVQTAGAGVAGRRSRALTEVGRVVGERARVGREAGRPHLLGTVRSAAPYQKVRGRTGPGLVVRADDVRLAVREGREGNLVLFCVDASGSMGTKKRMTEVKTAIVSLLLDAYQRRDTVGLVTFAGPAATVALPPTGSVEAAVRRLESLPTGGRTPLAEGLLQAADVLRIAAIRDPRRRPLLVLVTDGRATYGDKAYDRARQAAGWLAQRGIATVVVDCEPRRGIRLGLAAELAGDLGAEYLDLGDVAAGNLIRAVTERKVA encoded by the coding sequence ATGCGGGCTGCAGTGCCGAACTCCTTCCCCTTCACCGCGGTCGTCGGCATGGACGAGCTCCAACTCGCCCTCGTGCTGGCCGCGATCTCACCCGCGATCGGCGGGGTGCTGATCCGCGGCGAGAAGGGCACGGCAAAGTCGACCGCCGTGCGCGCGCTGACGGAAATCCTCCCGCCGGTTGACGTCGTACCGGGCTGCCGTTTCTCGTGCGATCCGGAGCGGCCGGACCCGACCTGCCCGGACGGCCCGCACACGGGCGAGCGGGTGGTGCGGGCGGCGCGCTTGGTGGAGTTGCCGGTGGGGGCCACCGAGGATCGGGTGCTGGGTTCGTTGCATCTGGAGAAGGCGTTGGCGGAGGGTGTCACGGCGTACGAGCCGGGGCTGCTGGCGGCTGCGCATCGGGGACTGTTGTACGTCGACGAGGTCAACCTGCTGCACGATCACCTGGTCGACGTCCTGCTCGACGCCGCCGCGATGGGACGCGCGACCGTGGAACGCGACGGCGTGTCGATCACCCACCCGGCGCGATTCGTCCTCGTCGGCACGATGAACCCGGAGGAGGGCGAACTCCGTCCGCAACTCCTGGACCGCTTCGGCCTGACCGTCGACGTGGTCGCCAGCCGCGACCCCGCCGTACGGGTGGAGGTGATGCGCGCGAGACTCGCATACGAGGCCGACCCGGACGGTTTCGTCGCCCGGTACGCCGGTCCGCAGCGCGAGCTCGCCGAACGGATCGTGAAAGCCCGCGACCTGCTCTCCGAGGTGATCCTGACCGACGCGGCGCTCCGGCAGATCGCGGAGATCTGCGCCTCGTTCGACGTCGACGGCATGCGCGCCGACCTGGTCACCGCTCGTACGGCGGTCGCGCACGCGGCGTGGTCCGGTCGCACGGTCGTCGAGGTGGACGACGTACGGGCCGCCGCCAAGCTGGCTCTTCCGCATCGCCGCCGCCGGAACCCCTTCGACGCCCCGGGCCTGGACGCCGAGCAACTGGAAGAAGCCATCAACAACAGCACGCCACCCGACGACCCGGACGATGACCCGAACGGCCCCGGCGGGCCGGGTGGTACCGGCGGCGCAGGGCCTGACGACCAGTCGGGACCCGGCGACGCGGCCGCCACGACCGACGAGCGAGACGCCGCGACTTCCGGGAGCGACGCGCCGGAGGCATCCAGCCGCGGCCGCGACACAGGGGATGGTACGGCGGGTGGTCGTCCGGGTGAGCGCGAAGGCGCCAACGGTGCTGAGGTGGTCGGAAGTTCGGCGCCGTACAAGGCTCGGTTGTTGAGTGTGCAGACCGCGGGAGCGGGGGTTGCCGGGCGGCGGTCCCGGGCGCTGACCGAGGTCGGGCGGGTGGTGGGGGAGCGGGCCCGGGTCGGGCGCGAGGCGGGGCGACCGCATCTGCTCGGAACGGTTCGGAGCGCTGCGCCGTACCAGAAAGTTCGTGGCCGGACCGGGCCCGGACTCGTGGTGCGGGCCGACGACGTACGGCTCGCGGTGCGGGAAGGGCGCGAGGGGAACCTCGTGCTGTTCTGCGTCGACGCGTCCGGTTCGATGGGGACGAAGAAGCGGATGACCGAGGTGAAGACCGCGATCGTCTCGCTGCTGCTGGACGCGTACCAGCGGCGCGACACCGTCGGACTCGTCACGTTCGCCGGTCCCGCCGCGACGGTCGCGCTGCCGCCGACGGGCAGCGTCGAGGCCGCCGTACGACGGCTCGAATCCCTGCCCACCGGTGGCCGTACCCCGCTCGCGGAAGGGCTCCTGCAAGCGGCCGACGTACTGCGCATCGCCGCGATCCGCGACCCGCGCCGGCGCCCACTGCTCGTACTGGTCACCGATGGACGGGCGACGTACGGCGACAAGGCGTACGACCGCGCGCGGCAAGCGGCCGGCTGGCTCGCTCAGCGCGGGATCGCCACCGTCGTCGTCGACTGCGAACCACGGCGCGGGATCCGGCTGGGTCTGGCCGCGGAACTGGCCGGCGATCTCGGCGCCGAGTACCTGGACCTCGGAGATGTTGCTGCGGGCAACCTCATTCGTGCGGTGACGGAACGGAAGGTGGCCTGA
- a CDS encoding LolA family protein, protein MGTLGPVMADASPKLPTISAQDLLAKVQTAKVDGLSGTVSSSADLGLPAIPGLGDRGNSQLTEMLSGQHTARVAFATPDKARVSVLDNQAERVWTTDGSSAWAYDSSKREATKLTLPAHKNAKPEKAEPRSYDPQAVAKQFLDSIDPTTNVAVSGTEKVAGRDAYKLRLVPKTDKTTVGSVTVAIDSKTWVPLDVTVMPRSGDKPAVEVGFTSVSFDVPSASTFTFTPPKGVKVTDQKVPANNGQKQIPKQVVPKQVVPNRVLPRKPVGSGAEKPTVIGQGWDSVVMIRNAQTGGLTGNGPLAQLLAKAPTVQGSWGKGKLITSKMVSALITDDGRVFAGLVTPDTLQAAAAKAPR, encoded by the coding sequence GTGGGGACACTCGGGCCGGTGATGGCCGACGCGTCGCCGAAGCTGCCGACGATCAGCGCACAGGACCTGCTGGCGAAGGTGCAGACGGCGAAGGTCGACGGGCTCAGCGGCACGGTCAGCTCGAGCGCGGACCTCGGGCTGCCGGCGATCCCCGGCCTGGGCGACCGCGGCAACAGCCAGCTCACCGAGATGCTCAGCGGCCAGCACACCGCGCGGGTCGCGTTCGCGACGCCGGACAAGGCCCGGGTGTCGGTGCTCGACAACCAGGCCGAGCGGGTCTGGACCACCGACGGTTCGTCGGCCTGGGCGTACGACTCGTCCAAGCGCGAGGCGACCAAGCTGACCCTGCCCGCTCACAAGAACGCCAAGCCCGAGAAGGCCGAGCCGCGGTCGTACGATCCGCAGGCGGTCGCGAAGCAGTTCCTGGACTCGATCGACCCGACCACCAACGTCGCGGTCAGCGGTACCGAGAAGGTCGCCGGCCGGGACGCGTACAAGCTGCGCCTGGTCCCGAAGACGGACAAGACCACGGTCGGCTCGGTCACGGTGGCGATCGACTCCAAGACCTGGGTGCCGCTGGACGTGACCGTGATGCCGCGGTCCGGTGACAAGCCGGCCGTCGAGGTGGGCTTCACCTCGGTGTCGTTCGACGTACCGTCCGCGAGCACCTTCACGTTCACCCCGCCGAAGGGTGTGAAGGTCACCGACCAGAAGGTCCCGGCGAACAACGGCCAGAAGCAGATCCCGAAGCAGGTCGTCCCGAAGCAGGTCGTCCCGAACCGGGTGCTGCCGCGCAAGCCGGTCGGGTCGGGCGCCGAGAAGCCGACCGTGATCGGGCAGGGCTGGGACAGCGTCGTGATGATCAGGAACGCCCAGACCGGCGGCCTGACCGGCAACGGCCCGCTCGCGCAGCTGCTCGCGAAGGCGCCGACCGTGCAGGGCTCGTGGGGCAAGGGCAAGCTGATCACCAGCAAGATGGTGAGCGCGCTGATCACCGACGACGGCCGGGTGTTCGCCGGCCTGGTCACTCCGGACACCCTGCAGGCCGCGGCCGCTAAGGCCCCACGCTGA
- the bluB gene encoding 5,6-dimethylbenzimidazole synthase has product MRLVVGIGLRAGTPYAELEGAVAGLPGEVELLVTLEGRETEPALQQLADHLGAKLCTFSEEELGKQTVPNPSDQVSRLKGTPSVAEAAVLAAGAELLVPKYKTHNATVAVGRLPAAGYGVHEQEVVHRVIAERRDVREGFLQLEVDDEKLTRVLEAAHRAPSVGLSQPWDFLLIRDLATRTKVHELAIRQRDLFAQSLPNERRQAFDGLKIEAILDAPLNIAVTCDPGRGGRHVLGRHADPRTTWFSAAIAIQNLWLAARAEGLGVGWVSFFGPQEVAEVLGLPPHIELVGYLCVGYVDHFAPAPELIRSGWAKRRPLSWAIHEEVWGRRSTSIVDDAHEAAPNAVPATGQRIRVVVGGDATNLASAEALVVDLHEDKPDHDFGVLWRPARTPEEAEEYGVEIARDLALQGAGHLDVRTATDSPAAKALAEGLKAGASACGLTHSCA; this is encoded by the coding sequence ATGAGGCTCGTCGTCGGGATCGGACTCAGGGCGGGTACGCCGTACGCCGAGCTGGAAGGTGCCGTCGCGGGCCTGCCGGGTGAGGTCGAGCTACTCGTGACGCTCGAGGGCCGCGAGACCGAGCCTGCCCTGCAGCAGCTGGCAGATCATCTCGGCGCCAAACTCTGCACGTTCAGCGAGGAGGAGTTGGGCAAGCAGACGGTGCCGAATCCGAGCGACCAGGTGAGTCGGCTCAAAGGCACACCGAGCGTTGCGGAAGCGGCGGTCCTGGCGGCAGGCGCCGAACTCCTGGTACCGAAGTACAAGACCCACAACGCCACCGTTGCCGTTGGACGTCTGCCGGCGGCCGGGTACGGCGTGCACGAGCAGGAAGTCGTGCACCGGGTGATTGCCGAGCGGCGCGATGTGCGCGAGGGGTTTCTGCAGCTCGAGGTCGACGACGAGAAGCTGACGCGTGTGCTGGAGGCGGCCCATCGAGCGCCCAGCGTGGGACTGAGCCAGCCCTGGGATTTCCTGTTGATCCGGGACTTGGCGACGCGAACCAAGGTCCACGAGCTCGCCATCCGCCAACGGGACCTGTTCGCGCAATCCCTCCCGAATGAACGGCGCCAAGCCTTCGACGGATTGAAGATCGAGGCGATCCTCGACGCCCCGCTCAACATCGCGGTGACCTGCGACCCGGGCCGCGGCGGCCGGCATGTTCTCGGACGGCACGCGGACCCACGCACCACCTGGTTCTCAGCCGCGATCGCGATCCAGAACCTCTGGCTCGCGGCCCGCGCCGAAGGGCTGGGCGTCGGCTGGGTCTCGTTCTTCGGCCCGCAAGAGGTCGCCGAGGTACTCGGTCTCCCGCCGCACATCGAGCTCGTCGGCTACCTCTGCGTCGGGTACGTCGACCACTTCGCGCCGGCGCCCGAGCTGATCAGATCCGGCTGGGCCAAGCGCCGCCCACTGTCCTGGGCGATCCACGAAGAGGTATGGGGCCGCCGCAGCACCTCGATCGTCGACGACGCCCACGAAGCCGCACCGAACGCAGTACCGGCAACCGGTCAGCGGATCCGCGTGGTTGTCGGCGGCGACGCGACGAACCTCGCCAGCGCCGAGGCCCTGGTCGTGGATCTGCACGAGGACAAACCGGACCACGACTTCGGCGTACTGTGGCGCCCCGCCCGTACTCCGGAGGAAGCCGAGGAGTACGGCGTGGAGATCGCCCGCGACCTCGCCCTGCAAGGCGCCGGGCACCTCGACGTACGGACCGCAACCGACTCACCAGCAGCCAAAGCGCTGGCGGAAGGCCTGAAGGCCGGTGCGTCGGCCTGTGGTCTGACACACTCCTGCGCATGA
- a CDS encoding cobyrinate a,c-diamide synthase gives MDRRLVPRVVVAAPASGAGKTTVAVGLMAALRRAGHVVAGFKVGPDYIDPGFHAVATGRPGRNLDPMLSGEDLVAPLFAHGSTGADLAVVEGVMGLYDGALGTDGFSSTAHVAKLLRAPVVLVVDASAAGRSVGAVVQGFVAYDTEVRIVGVILNKVGSDRHEAEVRAGVAPTGVPVLGVLRRDPRLTVPSRHLGLVPANEQRTQAEDAVAAAAELVRQGVDLEAVAAAAKSASPAEATPWNAIAEITRQGPARPVVAVAGGPVFSFQYAETVELLAAAGAEVVPFDPLADKLPAATAGLFLGGGFPELHAEGLSANVVLREQVASAVADGVPVVAECAGLLYLCRELDGHSMTGVIPATARMTSRLTLGYRTAVAATSSMFFDEGRRVRGHEFHRTAVEFDEDVQPAWHLPGGVEGVVLPNVHASYLHLHWTSMPDVPARFVAAAREYAG, from the coding sequence GTGGACCGGAGGCTGGTTCCGCGGGTGGTGGTTGCGGCGCCGGCGTCCGGTGCGGGGAAGACGACTGTCGCCGTCGGGTTGATGGCCGCGCTCCGTCGGGCCGGTCATGTCGTCGCTGGTTTCAAGGTCGGACCGGACTACATCGACCCCGGCTTCCACGCCGTCGCCACGGGTCGTCCCGGTCGCAACCTCGACCCGATGCTCTCCGGCGAGGACCTCGTCGCACCGCTCTTCGCCCACGGCTCCACGGGCGCGGACCTCGCCGTGGTCGAGGGTGTGATGGGCCTGTACGACGGCGCACTCGGAACAGACGGCTTCTCCTCGACCGCCCACGTAGCCAAACTCCTTAGGGCCCCCGTCGTCCTCGTCGTCGACGCATCCGCGGCCGGCCGGAGCGTCGGCGCGGTCGTCCAGGGTTTCGTTGCCTACGACACCGAAGTACGCATCGTCGGAGTGATCCTGAACAAGGTCGGATCGGATCGCCACGAAGCCGAAGTACGAGCCGGCGTAGCGCCCACCGGCGTACCGGTCCTGGGCGTGCTGCGCCGGGACCCTCGCCTGACAGTGCCGAGCCGCCACCTCGGGCTGGTCCCCGCCAACGAGCAACGCACCCAGGCAGAGGATGCGGTCGCCGCAGCAGCCGAACTGGTCCGCCAGGGCGTGGACCTCGAAGCCGTAGCAGCCGCGGCCAAGTCGGCGTCTCCCGCCGAGGCAACTCCGTGGAACGCGATCGCCGAGATCACCCGTCAGGGTCCGGCCCGGCCGGTGGTTGCTGTTGCCGGCGGCCCCGTGTTTTCGTTCCAGTACGCGGAGACCGTCGAGCTGCTGGCAGCCGCGGGGGCGGAGGTGGTGCCGTTCGACCCGCTGGCCGACAAGTTGCCAGCGGCAACCGCTGGGCTCTTCCTGGGTGGTGGGTTCCCGGAGCTGCACGCCGAGGGGTTGTCGGCGAACGTCGTGCTGCGGGAGCAAGTGGCGAGTGCGGTGGCGGACGGGGTGCCGGTTGTTGCTGAGTGTGCGGGGCTCTTGTACTTGTGTCGCGAGCTTGACGGGCACTCGATGACCGGGGTGATCCCCGCGACGGCGCGGATGACCTCCCGGCTCACGCTCGGGTACCGGACGGCGGTTGCGGCGACCTCGTCGATGTTCTTCGATGAGGGCCGGCGGGTTCGGGGGCATGAGTTTCATCGGACGGCGGTGGAATTCGACGAGGATGTGCAGCCGGCGTGGCATTTGCCTGGCGGAGTTGAGGGCGTGGTGCTGCCGAATGTGCATGCGTCGTACCTGCATCTGCACTGGACGTCGATGCCGGACGTCCCGGCGCGGTTCGTCGCGGCTGCGCGGGAGTATGCGGGATGA
- the cobO gene encoding cob(I)yrinic acid a,c-diamide adenosyltransferase, with protein MPKGQPVAVPDDGLTTRQRRNRPLLMVHTGEMKGKSTAAFGMALRAWNQGWNLGVFQFVKSAKWKVGEESAFKALGELHKSTGQGGPVEWHKMGEGWSWSRKSGTEEDHAADALEGWREIQRRLAAQTHDLYVLDEFTYPMKWGWIDVDEVVSTLVGRPGHQYVVITGRDAHPKLLEAADLATEMTKLKHPMDTGQKGQKGIEW; from the coding sequence ATGCCGAAGGGACAGCCGGTCGCGGTACCGGACGACGGGCTGACCACGCGCCAGCGCCGCAACCGCCCGCTGCTGATGGTGCACACCGGGGAGATGAAGGGGAAGTCGACCGCCGCGTTCGGAATGGCGCTGCGCGCCTGGAACCAGGGGTGGAACCTCGGGGTCTTCCAGTTCGTGAAGAGTGCGAAGTGGAAGGTCGGCGAGGAGAGCGCCTTCAAGGCCCTCGGCGAACTGCACAAGTCGACCGGGCAGGGCGGGCCGGTCGAGTGGCACAAGATGGGCGAGGGGTGGAGCTGGTCCCGTAAGTCGGGTACCGAGGAGGACCACGCCGCCGACGCCCTCGAGGGCTGGCGCGAGATCCAGCGCCGGCTGGCCGCGCAGACGCACGACCTGTACGTGCTGGACGAGTTCACGTACCCGATGAAGTGGGGCTGGATCGACGTCGACGAGGTCGTGTCGACGCTGGTCGGCCGCCCCGGCCACCAGTACGTCGTCATCACCGGCCGCGACGCCCACCCGAAACTCCTGGAAGCCGCCGACCTCGCCACCGAAATGACCAAACTGAAACACCCCATGGATACCGGCCAAAAAGGCCAGAAGGGCATCGAGTGGTGA